GGCGGCACCGGCGGCGGGGTCGGCGGCGCCCGCCACCGTGGCCCCGGCCGGGGCCCCCGCGCCGGCGGGCGCCCCGGCGCCACCGCCCGCGCCGGTCGAGGAGAAGCCGGTCCCCACCTATCTCCGGCCCGAGGCGAAGAAGGGCCGCATGCCCGTGTGGGTGATGCCCGTGCTGGCCGCCCTGCCGTTCTGGGGCATCCTCTACATCGGCGCCTTCGGTGACCGCTCCCACGAGGAGGCGCTGACCGGCGCCGCCCTGGGCGCCCAGGTGTACCGGGCCCAGGGCTGCGGGTCGTGCCACGGCGGCGCCGGCGAGGGCGGCGTCGGGCCGGCCGTGGCCGGAGGCGAGGCGGCGCTGACCTTCCCCGAGGAGGCGGACCACGCCGAGTGGATCAGGACGGGTTCGGCGCCGTTCCGCGGCCAGCCTTACGGCGCCGAGGACCGGCCCGGTGGGCAGCGCACGGCGACGGGCGGCATGCCCGGCTTCCCCAGCCTCTCCGACGAGGAGATCCAGGCCGTCGTCCTCTACGAGCGCGAGGAGCTCTAGCCCCGCCCGCGCGGCCGGGCAGGAGCTAAGTCGAGGATGGATCGGTGACCACCAGCCACGACGTGCTGGTCGTGGGCGGCGGCCCGGCGGGCGCGTCGTGCGCCTACTGGCTGGCCGAGGCGGGCCACGACGTGCTGCTCGTGGAGAAGAAGCGGTACCCCCGGGAGAAGACGTGCGGCGACGGGCTCACGCCGCGTTCGGTGAAGCAGCTCAACGACATGGGGCTGGCCGGCGCCCTGGCCGGCCACCACCGCTTCGACGGGCTGCGGTCGATCGCGTTCGGCCGGACGCTGGAGCTGCGCTGGCCCGACCACCCCGACTTCCCCACCTACGGCTACGTCGTCACCCGCAAGGACCTCGACCAGCTGGTGGCCGAGCGGGCCGCGAAGGCGGGCGCCACCATCTGGCAGGAGTCCGAGGCGGTGTCGCCGGTGCTGGACGGCGCCGCCGTGCGAGGCGCGGTGGTGCGGCGCAAGGACGCCGGCGGCTCCCTGACCGAGGAGGTGGCCGCCCGCTATGTGATCGTGGCCGACGGGGCCAACTCCAGATTCGGCCGGGCCCTGGGCACCAGCCGCGACCGGTCGCGGCCGATGGGGCTGGCCATCCGGGGGTACTACGAGTCGCCCCGCCACGACGAGCCGTGGATCGAGAGCCACCTCGACATCCGTGACGCGTCGGGCACCGTCCTGCCCGGCTACGGATGGATCTTTCCCGTGGGCGACGGGCGGGTCAACGTGGGCGTCGGGCTCCTCTCCACGTCGAAGCGGTGGAAGTCGGTGAACACCAGCCACCTGATGGAGTCGTTCGCCGCCTACGCGCCGCCGTCGTGGGGGATCCGCCCGGAGACGTCGTGCGGGCCGCCCACCGGCGGCAAGCTCCCCATGGCGTTCTCGCTGTCGCCCACCAGCGGCCCCTCCCACCTGGTGATCGGCGACGCCGGCGGCGCCATCAACCCGTTCAACGGCGAGGGCATCTGCTACGCCTACGAGACGGGGCGCATGGCCGCCGAGGCGGTGGGCCGGGCCCTCGCCACCGGCGACACCACGGCGCTGGAGGACTACCCCCGGCGGGCCCGGGAGGAGTACGAGCTCTACTACAAGGTCGCCTCCGCCTTCGTCCGCATCATCGGCCACCCCACGGCCATGCGCGCCCTGGTCAGCACCGGCATGCGGTCGCGCACGCTCATGGAGTGGGTCCTGCGCATCATGGCCAACCTGCTGCGCCCGGACGAGCTCGGTCCCGCCGAGGCGGTCTACAAGGCCGTGGCCGCCATCGCCCGCCTCGCCCCCGACGGGCGGCCGTCGCACACCGCGCCGTGAGTGCCCCGGCGGGGCGCCGGCGTGGTTGACAGTCGGTTCGCCGGGGAGTCAACTTGACGCGACCCTCGTCAAGAAGGACGAAATGGTGCTGAGCCGGCGACCGGGGCGGGTCGGTGTGGCAGCCCGCGACCGTGCCCACCGCGAGCCGAGGCCGGGGGTGTCGTGACCGCTCCCGTCCGCCGCCCGCGGGCCCGTCGCGGCGAGGGCGACCGGCTGCGCGCCGAGATCCTCGACGCCGCCTCGCAGCTCCTCCTCCGCACCGCCGACCGGGAGGCCGTCTCCATTCGGGCCGTCGCCGACGCCGTCGGCGTGACGCCGCCGTCGATCTACCTGCACTTCGCCGACAAGGCCGAGCTGATCAACGCCGTCTGCCTCCGCCACTTCGTCGACCTGGACCAGTACATCAAGGCGGCGGTCGAGGGCATCGAGGACCCCCTGGAGGAGCTGCTCCATCGGGGGAAGGCGTACGTCCGGTTCGGCCGTGAGCATCCCGAGCAGTACCGGATCCTGTTCATGTCGAGACCGGACCCGAGCGAGCAGCCGCCCGACGAGCAGTTCCTCGCCGCGTGCGGCTTCAACGCCCTGATGGAGACGGTGGACCGGGCCATGACCGGCGGCGCCATCGCCCGCCAGGACCCGGTCCTCGTCGCCACCGGCCTGTGGACCGTCGTCCACGGCATCACCTCGCTCGCCATCTCGATGGCCCACTACCCACTGGTGCCGCTTGAGAGACTGGTCGACCACCTGCTGGAGACGCACGGGCGGGGGCTGCGCGCCTGACCGTCCCCGTGGGCGCGTGGCGGGTGACCGCCCGGTGGGCCGGTAGCATCGGGGCCGTGGTCGCCCCCCTGCAGCCCGGTGTGGCCGAGGTGTTGGAGACCCGCCCGGCCGACGAGCCGCGCACGGGCGAGCCCGAGGCCGCCCACATCGTGAAGGCCGACGGCGGCAACGCGGCGGCCAAGGTCCTCGAGGCCCGGGTCTACGGCACGCCCCTGGAGGCCCTGTGCGGCGTGGTGTTCGTGCCGCAGCGGGACCCCACCAAGCTGCCGCTGTGCGCCACGTGCAAGGACATCTACGAGACCTACCGGGCCTTCAACGACGGCCTCCCCGACAACCCCGAGCCCTGAGGGCTTCGCCCTCACTCGCTCGCTGCGCTCGCTCCGTTCGGGCGAGGCCGACCGGGCTCCGGGTGCTCGGCGGAGCCGAGCACCCTCCGCACTCCGAGGCTCGTCGGCCGGCATCCGGGGAGGCCGCCTGCGGCGGCGTCGGGGCGGCCGCCGGCGGACTGGCGACTGCCGAACTGGCGGGACTTCAGGTCGTTCTCACGTCGGGGGTGGGAGCGCGGCGGCGGCGGCCCTCGCCTGGTCGACGGTGCGCTCGAGGTCGCCCTGGGTGTGGGCCAGGCTCGGGAACATGACCTCGTAGGGGCCGGGCGCCAGGGCCACGCCGCGGTCGAGCAGGGCCCGGAAGAAGCGGGCGTACAGGCCGTTGGAGCAGGCCGCCCGGGCGGCGTCGTAGTCGGTCACCGGCGCGTCGGCGAAGAAGAGGCCGACCAGCGGGCCGACCACCGGCACCTGGACGGGAAGGCCGGCCTCGGCGACCACCTCGGCCAGGGCCGGGCCCAGCTCGGCGGCCCGCCCGGCCAGCATCGTGTAGGCGGCGTCGTCGAGCAGGTCGAGGACGGCGAGGCCGGCGGCGGTCGCCAGCGGGTTCCCCGACAGGGTGCCGGCCTGGTACACGTCGCCGAGGGGGGCGAGCACCTCCATGACGTCGCGACGCCCGCCGAACGCCGCCAGCGGGAGGCCGCCGCCGATCACCTTGCCGAACACCGACAGGTCGGGGCGCACGCCGAAGCGCTCCTGGGCGCCGCCCGGGCCCAGGCGGAAGCCGGAGATCACCTCGTCGAAGACCAACAGGGCGCCGGCCCGGTCGCACGCCGCCCGCAACCCTTCGAGGAAGCCGGCCACGGGCGGGACGAGGCCCATGTTGGCGGCGACGGGCTCCACGATGACGCACGCCACGTCCTCGCCGATCTCGGGGACGACGTTGTAGGGGACCACGACGGTGTCGGCCACGGCGCCGGCGGGCACGCCGGCCGAGGCGGGCAGGCCCAGCGTCGCCACCCCGCTCCCGCCCGACGCCAGCAGCGTGTCGCTGTGGCCGTGGTAGCAGCCGGCGAACATCACCACCCGGTCGCGACCGGTGAAGCCCCGGGCCACCCGCACCGCCGTCATGGCCGCCTCGGTCCCGCTGCTCACCAGCCGGACCAGGTCGCACCCGGGCACCCGGGAGCGGATGGCCTCGGCCAGCAGCACCTCCCGCTCGGTGGGCGCGCCGTAGCTGGTGCCCTCGCCGGCCGCCCGGCGGACCGCCTCGACCACGGCCGGGTGGGCGTGGCCCAGGATCGACGCCCCGTACGACTGCACGTAGTCGAGGTAGCGGCGGCCCTCGACGTCCCAAATCGACGCGCCCTCGGCCCGGGCCACGAAGTACGGCGTGCCGCCGACCGAGCGGAACGACCGCACCGGCGAGCTGACCCCGCCGGGGATGGCCTCGCAGGCCCGCTCGTAGAGCGCCTCGTTCCCCTCAGCCATGCAGGGTCTCGGCCAGCTCCCGGGCCAGGTAGGTGAGGATCACGTCGGCGCCGGCCCGCTTGATGGCGAGAGTGGTCTCCAGGGCGACGGCGGGACCGTCGACCCAGCCCCGCTCGGCGGCCGCCTTGAGCATGGCGTACTCCCCGCTGACCGCGTAGGCGGCCACGGGGACGTCCACGGCGGCCCGCACGGCGGCGATGACGTCGAGGTAGGCCAGCGCCGGCTTCACCATGACGATGTCGGCGCCCTCGGCCACGTCGGCGGCCACCTCGGCCAGCGCCTCGCGGGCGTTGCGGGGGTCCTGCTGGTAGCCCCGGCGGTCGCCCTCGCCGCCGCTGATGGTGACGTCCACCGCGTCGCGGAACGGGCCGTAGAGGGCGGAGGCGTACTTGGCGGCGTAGGCGAGGATGGCGGTGGCCGGGTGGCCCGCGGCGTCGAGGGCGGCCCGGATGGCGGCGACCTGCCCGTCCATCATCCCGCTGGGCGCCACCACGTCGGCCCCCGCATCGGCCTGGCACACCGCCACCCGGGCGTAGAGGTCCACGGTGGCGTCGTTGTCCGGCTGGCCGGTGGCGTCGAGCACGCCGCAGTGCCCGTGGTCGGTGTACTCGTCGAGGCAGAGGTCGGTGACGAGCACCATCCGGTCCCCCACCTCTTCCCGCAGGTCGCGCAGGGCCAACTGCACGATGCCGTCGAGGTCCCACGCCGCCGAGCCGACGGGGTCCTTCTGCGCCGGGACGCCGAACAGCACGACGGCCGGGACGCCCAGCCCGGCCAGCTCGCGCACCTCCTTCACCAGCGATTCGCGGCTGTGCTGGACGACGCCGGGAAGCGAGGCGATCGGCACCGGCGCGGTGGCGCCCTCCCGCACGAACAGCGGGGCGACCAGGTCGTCGACCGCCAGGGTGGTCTCGGCGACCATCCGGCGCAGGGCCGGCGTGCGCCGCAGCCGGCGCAGGCGGCGTTCGGGGAAGGCCATCGGTGGTCAGCGTACGGGGCGGAGGGCGGCCACCACGGCGTCGACCAGCGCGTCGAGCGTGGCCCGGGCGGCG
This genomic window from Acidimicrobiales bacterium contains:
- a CDS encoding TetR/AcrR family transcriptional regulator, with translation MTAPVRRPRARRGEGDRLRAEILDAASQLLLRTADREAVSIRAVADAVGVTPPSIYLHFADKAELINAVCLRHFVDLDQYIKAAVEGIEDPLEELLHRGKAYVRFGREHPEQYRILFMSRPDPSEQPPDEQFLAACGFNALMETVDRAMTGGAIARQDPVLVATGLWTVVHGITSLAISMAHYPLVPLERLVDHLLETHGRGLRA
- a CDS encoding geranylgeranyl reductase family protein, translated to MTTSHDVLVVGGGPAGASCAYWLAEAGHDVLLVEKKRYPREKTCGDGLTPRSVKQLNDMGLAGALAGHHRFDGLRSIAFGRTLELRWPDHPDFPTYGYVVTRKDLDQLVAERAAKAGATIWQESEAVSPVLDGAAVRGAVVRRKDAGGSLTEEVAARYVIVADGANSRFGRALGTSRDRSRPMGLAIRGYYESPRHDEPWIESHLDIRDASGTVLPGYGWIFPVGDGRVNVGVGLLSTSKRWKSVNTSHLMESFAAYAPPSWGIRPETSCGPPTGGKLPMAFSLSPTSGPSHLVIGDAGGAINPFNGEGICYAYETGRMAAEAVGRALATGDTTALEDYPRRAREEYELYYKVASAFVRIIGHPTAMRALVSTGMRSRTLMEWVLRIMANLLRPDELGPAEAVYKAVAAIARLAPDGRPSHTAP
- a CDS encoding DUF3039 domain-containing protein gives rise to the protein MVAPLQPGVAEVLETRPADEPRTGEPEAAHIVKADGGNAAAKVLEARVYGTPLEALCGVVFVPQRDPTKLPLCATCKDIYETYRAFNDGLPDNPEP
- the hemL gene encoding glutamate-1-semialdehyde 2,1-aminomutase; this encodes MAEGNEALYERACEAIPGGVSSPVRSFRSVGGTPYFVARAEGASIWDVEGRRYLDYVQSYGASILGHAHPAVVEAVRRAAGEGTSYGAPTEREVLLAEAIRSRVPGCDLVRLVSSGTEAAMTAVRVARGFTGRDRVVMFAGCYHGHSDTLLASGGSGVATLGLPASAGVPAGAVADTVVVPYNVVPEIGEDVACVIVEPVAANMGLVPPVAGFLEGLRAACDRAGALLVFDEVISGFRLGPGGAQERFGVRPDLSVFGKVIGGGLPLAAFGGRRDVMEVLAPLGDVYQAGTLSGNPLATAAGLAVLDLLDDAAYTMLAGRAAELGPALAEVVAEAGLPVQVPVVGPLVGLFFADAPVTDYDAARAACSNGLYARFFRALLDRGVALAPGPYEVMFPSLAHTQGDLERTVDQARAAAAALPPPT
- a CDS encoding c-type cytochrome is translated as MTEVPEHLLARSRERRKALGLAGGSDAGSSAEASPAPAEAAPAAGSAAPATVAPAGAPAPAGAPAPPPAPVEEKPVPTYLRPEAKKGRMPVWVMPVLAALPFWGILYIGAFGDRSHEEALTGAALGAQVYRAQGCGSCHGGAGEGGVGPAVAGGEAALTFPEEADHAEWIRTGSAPFRGQPYGAEDRPGGQRTATGGMPGFPSLSDEEIQAVVLYEREEL
- the hemB gene encoding porphobilinogen synthase, with the translated sequence MAFPERRLRRLRRTPALRRMVAETTLAVDDLVAPLFVREGATAPVPIASLPGVVQHSRESLVKEVRELAGLGVPAVVLFGVPAQKDPVGSAAWDLDGIVQLALRDLREEVGDRMVLVTDLCLDEYTDHGHCGVLDATGQPDNDATVDLYARVAVCQADAGADVVAPSGMMDGQVAAIRAALDAAGHPATAILAYAAKYASALYGPFRDAVDVTISGGEGDRRGYQQDPRNAREALAEVAADVAEGADIVMVKPALAYLDVIAAVRAAVDVPVAAYAVSGEYAMLKAAAERGWVDGPAVALETTLAIKRAGADVILTYLARELAETLHG